In Haliaeetus albicilla chromosome 12, bHalAlb1.1, whole genome shotgun sequence, a genomic segment contains:
- the KIF19 gene encoding LOW QUALITY PROTEIN: kinesin-like protein KIF19 (The sequence of the model RefSeq protein was modified relative to this genomic sequence to represent the inferred CDS: inserted 1 base in 1 codon): MAHVQVALRIRPMSAAELAEGARPIAHCVDEQVVVLRDPMQDPNDVLHASRSREKSYVFDVAFDSTATQETVYRATTQSLVAVVISGFNATIFAYGPTGCGKTYTMLGTDGEPGICARALGELFQAIKDTSGDVEYEVSMSYLEIYNETIRDLLNPSLGCLQLREDAGGTVQVAGITEVSAINADEVMQLLARGNRQRTQEPTAANRTSSRSHAVLQVTVRRRHRGRGLRHGRLFMIDLAGSERAAQTQNRGQRMKEGAHINRSLLALGNCIKALSHRASTKYINYRDSKLTRLLKDSLGGNSHTVMIAHISPASTTFEESRSTLAYAHRAKSIRTTVRHNLVSVSYSVMADLRREIQHLKGQGDAEPGRPGQGEHQDIPYIQAQVRPRGTHPELGCVQEKMLGASREWAALRHHLLRLEGTALHAQQLLALTRRMLRGQQWSEEGQGEPDGPGDGEGDSDTGDEWLDVPEPPDVAVAHENIAALLEEQGRLQQRKAELAWRFRQSQQHAQRLEEALRCRSSSEEQQEVLALLCHLHQLELDLAETRSHTLLEGGLRHPPAAATRRFNRHRVLCARIIQQQQQLIADHRLSVPRSLEELYQTYLQELTGDPRDASTLKGTSLPKIPQASGAESRPDSDRDSVQAQSCEHPTPPRQGPCRDTLPPLHPTGDSSPPTPMFRKTLQEQQLGSTAVVPTPPPGCGTAAQAVSTAVPAAPQPQGGDAYGCRVFRQRVPQASLSTRRDCSLGSGTSSEATLAAGRERQEMSSSTKSIVAKAARCRSHNSESTHPHPPGPMEEQGGPRLRHTGSEDSQAGTATRSLGTWLRVCKGSREPGRMEESPDGRRRSRWSRSFEVTSCGRRAHGPSLRQPATPRGSLLPSPALQSCSEHAMLVGVLAARTRGPPRAIPARKPPHSQLPGEPPAGNRVQGPSPPPCAPAQHPFPRCWGPVSASPPPAPQHLQEGPAPAARLRHQEQCQGPXARTDGVTGTEPSALPERGRILCQASGLSARPASPSTVWHPPC, translated from the exons ATGGCTCACGTGCAG GTGGCTCTTCGCATCCGTCCGATGAGCGCGGCCGAGCTGGCGGAGGGGGCCAGACCCATCGCCCACTGTGTGGACGAGCAG GTCGTGGTGCTGCGAGACCCCATGCAAGACCCCAACGATGTCCTGCATGCGAGCCGCTCCAGGGAGAAATCCTACGTCTTCGACGTGGCCTTTGACTCCACAGCCACCCAG GAGACTGTGTACCGTGCCACCACCCAGAGCCTCGTCGCGGTTGTCATCTCTGGCTTCAACGCCACCATCTTTGCCTACGGCCCCACCG GCTGCGGGAAGACCTACACCATGCTGGGCACCGATGGTGAGCCTGGCATCTGCGCCCGCGCCCTGGGCGAGCTCTTCCAGGCCATCAAGGACACCAGCGGTGACGTGGAGTACGAGGTCTCCATGTCCTACCTCGAG ATCTACAACGAGACGATCCGGGACCTGCTGAACCCCTCActgggctgcctgcagctgcgGGAAGACGCCGGCGGCACCGTCCAGGTGGCCGGCATCACCGAGGTCTCCGCCATCAACGCCGACGAG GTCATGCAGCTGCTGGCGCGAGGGAACAGGCAGCGGACGCAGGAGCCCACGGCCGCCAACCGCACTTCGTCACGCTCCCACGCGGTGCTGCAGGTCACCGTGCGCCGGCGGCAccggggcagggggctgcgCCACGGCCGCCTCTTTATGATTGACCTGGCAGGCTCTGAGCGGGCGGCACAG acGCAGAACCGCGGGCAGAGGATGAAGGAGGGAGCCCACATCAACCGCTCACTGCTGGCCCTGGGCAACTGCATCAAGGCCCTGAGCCACCGGGCGAGCACCAAGTACATCAACTACCGTGACAGCAAGCTGACCCGCCTGCTCAAG GACTCGCTTGGGGGCAACAGCCACACAGTGATGATCGCCCACATCAGCCCAGCCAGCACCACTTTCGAAGAGTCCCGCAGCACCCTTGCCTATGCCCACCGTGCCAAGAGCATCCGCACCACG GTGAGGCACAACCTGGTCAGCGTCTCGTACAGCGTCATGGCTGACCTGCGCAGGGAGATCCAGCACCTCAAGGGCCAGGGGGATGCCGAGCCAGGGCGGCCAGGGCAGGGCGAGCACCAGGACATCCCCTACATCCAGG CCCAGGTTCGGCCACGTGGTACCCACCCGGAGCTGGGCTGTGTGCAGGAGAAGATGCTCGGTGCCAGCCGGGAGTGGGCAGCCCTGCGCCACCACCTCCTCCGGCTGGAGGGCACCGCGCTGCATGCCCAGCAGCTCCTCGCCCTCACCCG CAGGATGCTACGAGGCCAGCAGTGGAGCgaggaggggcagggggagccgGACGGTCCCGGTGACGGAGAGGGGGACTCGGACACAGGGGATGAGTGGTTGGACGTGCCAGAGCCACCCGACGTGGCTGTTGCCCACGAGAACATCGCAGCtctgctggaggagcagggcaggctccAGCAGCGGAAG GCAGAGCTGGCGTGGCGTTTCcggcaaagccagcagcacgCGCAGCGGCTGGAGGAGGCCCTGCGGTGTCGGAGCAGCTcggaggagcagcaggaggtgctggccctgctgtgcCACCTGCACCAGCTGGAGCTGGATTTGGCAGAGACACGGTCCCACACCCTGCTCGAGGGTGGCCTCCGGCACCCGCCGGCTGCCGCCACACGACGCTTCAACCGGCACCGGGTCCTCTGCGCCCGCAtcatccagcagcagcagcagctcatcGCCG ACCACCGGCTGTCGGTGCCGCGGTCGCTGGAGGAGCTGTACCAGACCTACCTGCAGGAGCTGACGGGCGACCCTAGGGATGCCAGCACCCTCAAG GGCACATCCCTGCCCAAGATCCCGCAGGCGAGCGGCGCGGAGAGCCGGCCAGACTCGGACCGGGACAGCGTGCAGGCACAGAGCTGTGAGCACCCCACACCACCGCGGCAGGGACCTTGCCGTgacaccctcccacccctgcaccccacagGGGACAG CAGCCCCCCGACCCCCATGTTCAGGAAGaccctgcaggagcagcagctggggagcacGGCGGTTGTGCCCACCCCACCTCCCGGCTGTGGCACAGCGGCCCAGGCGGTGAGCACAGCTGTGCCCGCAGCACCGCAGCCCCAAGGTGGGGATGCTTACGGGTGCCGTGTGTTCCGGCAACGCGTACCACAGGCCAGTCTGAGCACCCGGCGCGACTGCTCCCTGGGCAGTGGGACCAGTTCAGAGGCGAcactggcagcaggcaggg AGCGCCAGGAGATGTCAAGCAGCACCAAGAGCATCGTGGCTAAGGCTGCCCGGTGCCGGTCCCACAACTCGGAGAGCACCCACCCGCACCCACCGGGGCCCATGGAGGAGCAGGGTGGTCCCCGGCTGCGGCACACTGGCAGCGAGGACAGCCAGGCAGGGACGGCCACCCGCTCCTTGGGGACCTGGCTGCGGGTGTGCAAGGGCAGCAGGGAGCCAGGGAGGATGGAGGAGTCGCCGGATGGCAGAAGGAGATCCAGGTGGTCACGCTCCTTCGAGGTGACCAGCTGTGGG CGCCGTGCCCATGGACCCTCTCTCCGGCAGCCAGCGACCCCCAGGGGCTCCCTGCTGCCGTCCCCAgcgctgcagagctgctctgagcATGCCATGCTGGTAGGGGTGCTGGCAGCCAGAACTCGGGGACCCCCCAGAGCCATCCCTGCAAGAAAGCCCCCGCACAGCCAGCTGCCAGGTGAGCCCCCAGCAGGGAACAGGGTGCAGGGGCCATCGCCCCCACCCTgtgccccagcccagcacccctTCCCCAGGTGCTGGGGTCCCgtctctgcctctccccctccagctccccagcacCTCCAGGAAGGGCCAGCACCCGCTGCTCGGCTGCGTCACCAGGAACAGTGCCAGGGCC TGGCAAGGACAGATGGAGTCACCGGTACTGAGCCAAGTGCCTTGCCGGAGAGGGGCCGGATCCTGTGCCAAGCCAGCGGGCTGAGCgcccgtcccgccagccccagCACCGTGTGGCATCCCCCGTGCTGA
- the BTBD17 gene encoding BTB/POZ domain-containing protein 17 encodes MARLTGSQPVAARRWGCAAAAFLLLLLTVQAAQKADLSGDATAATINHSLTLLQRLQELLQNGNGSDTVLRVRTAASDEAKVFHTHQLLLSLQSEVFESLLRNQSVITLHEPAETAALFEKFIRYLYCGGVSILLHQAIPMHQLASKYRVWGLQRGVADYMKTHLASESSQGHVVAWYHYAVRIGDSALQESCLQFLAWNLSAVLGSAEWGSVSVELLLLLLERSDLVLHSELELYTAVEGWLNRWQPEGPVAERVLRAIRYPMIAPSQLFRLQAQSAVLVRHYSAVQDLLFQAFQFHAASPLHFAKYFDVNCSMFLPRNYLAPSWGSQWIINNPARDDRSTSFQTQLGPSSHDAGKRVTWNVLFSPRWLPVSLRPVYSDSVSGAVQPVRIEDGRPRLVITPAMSSPDFAGVSFQKTVLVGVRQQGRVLVKHAYSFHQSSDEAADFLAHADLQKRTSEYLIDNSLHLHIIIKPIYHSLIKVKK; translated from the exons ATGGCCAGGCTGACGGGCAGCCAGCCCGTAGCTGCTCGCCGTTGGGGCTGCGCCGccgctgccttcctcctcctcctcctcaccgtGCAAGCCG cccagaaagccgaCCTTAGCGGCGATGCCACGGCGGCCACCATCAACCACTCGCTGACGCTGCTGCAgcggctgcaggagctgctgcagaacGGCAACGGCAGTGACACGGTGCTGCGGGTGCGCACGGCCGCCTCCGACGAGGCCAAGGTCTTTCACacccaccagctgctgctcagcctcCAGAGCGAGGTCTTCGAGAGCCTCCTGCGCAACCAGAGTGTCATCACCCTGCACGAGCCGGCCGAGACTGCTGCGCTCTTTGAGAAGTTTATCAG GTACCTGTACTGCGGGGGGGTCTCCATCCTGCTGCACCAAGCCATCCCCATGCACCAGCTGGCCAGCAAGTACCGGGTGTGGGGGCTGCAGCGCGGCGTGGCCGACTACATGAAGACCCACCTGGCCAGCGAGTCGAGCCAGGGCCACGTGGTGGCCTGGTACCACTATGCCGTGCGTATCGGGGACTCGGCGCTGCAGGAGAGCTGCCTCCAGTTCCTGGCCTGGAACCTCTCGGCCGTGCTGGGCAGCGCGGAGTGGGGCTCGGTGAGcgtggagctgctgctgctgctgctggaacgCTCCGACCTGGTGCTGCACAGCGAGCTGGAGCTCTACACCGCCGTGGAGGGCTGGCTGAATCGCTGGCAGCCCGAGGGTCCCGTGGCCGAACGGGTGCTGCGCGCCATCCGCTACCCCATGATCGCGCCCAGCCAGCTCTTCCGGCTGCAGGCGCAGTCGGCGGTGCTGGTGCGGCACTACAGCGCGGTGCAGGACCTGCTTTTCCAGGCTTTCCAGTTCCACGCCGCCTCCCCCCTCCATTTTGCCAAGTATTTCGATGTCAACTGCAGCATGTTCCTGCCCCGCAACTACCTCGCACCCAGCTGGGGCTCCCAGTGGATCATCAACAACCCGGCACGGGATGACCGCAGCACCAGCTTCCAGACCCAGCTGGGTCCCAGCAGCCACGACGCCGGTAAGCGGGTGACCTGGAACGTTCTCTTCTCGCCGCGCTGGCTGCCCGTCAGCCTGCGTCCCGTCTACTCGGACTCGGTCTCGGGTGCCGTCCAGCCGGTGCGCATCGAGGATGGTCGCCCGCGGCTCGTCATCACCCCGGCCATGAGCAGCCCCGACTTTGCTGGTGTCAGCTTCCAGAAGACGGTGCTGGTGGGCGTGCGGCAGCAGGGCCGCGTCTTGGTGAAGCACGCCTACAGCTTCCACCAGAGCTCGGACGAGGCGGCCGATTTCCTCGCCCACGCCGACTTGCAGAAGCGCACCTCCGAGTACCTCATCGACAACTCCTTGCACCTCCACATCATCATCAAGCCCATCTACCACTCCCTCATCAAAGTGAAGAAGTAA
- the GPR142 gene encoding probable G-protein coupled receptor 142 has product MVPVPNSTAVVWASEAAQPEPERSPCMVGIFPIVYYSVLLGLGLPVNILTAVALSRLATRTKKSSYWYLLALTTSDILTQVFIIFVGFILQTAILARAVPSAFIHTVNVLEFTANHASIWVTVLLTMDRYVALCHPLRYRTVSYPQRTRKIIAAVFGVALATGIPFYWWLDVWRDADPPTALDTVLKWVHCVTIYFLPCSIFLATNSIIICKLKRRRRSGGGRPRLSKTTALLLAVTTVFIVLWAPRTIVMICHLYVASVKRDWRMHLALDIANMVAMLNTTLNFFLYCFVSQTFRRTVGEVLRAHLRHGPRPGSGRFLPPALKPLELLAGTAL; this is encoded by the exons ATGGTCCCAGTGCCCAACAGCACGGCGGTGGTGTGGGCCAGTGAGGCGGCACAGCCGGAGCCGGAGCGGTCACCCTGCATGGTCGGCATCTTCCCCATCGTGTATTACAGCGTCCTACTGGGGTTGGGGCTGCCAG TGAACATCCTGACCGCTGTGGCCCTGTCCCGCCTGGCCACGAGGACCAAGAAGTCATCGTACTGGTACCTGCTGGCCCTGACCACCTCCGACATCCTCACCCAGgtcttcatcatctttgtgggcTTCATCCTGCAGACAGCCATCCTGGCCCGGGCAGTGCCCAGCGCCTTCATCCACACCGTCAATGTGCTGGAGTTCACGGCCAACCATGCCTCCATCTGGGTCACCGTCCTGCTGACCATGGACCGCTACGTGGCCCTCTGCCACCCGCTGCGGTACCGCACCGTCTCCTATCCCCAGCGCACCCGCAAGATCATCGCGGCTGTCTTCGGCGTGGCTCTGGCCACGGGCATCCCCTTCTACTGGTGGCTGGACGTGTGGCGTGACGCTGACCCCCCCACCGCCCTGGACACGGTGCTCAAGTGGGTGCACTGCGTCACCATCTACTTCTTGCCCTGCAGCATCTTCCTGGCCACCAACTCCATCATCATCTGCAAGCTGAAGCGGCGGAGGCGCTCGGGGGGTGGCCGACCCCGCCTGAGCAAGACCACGGCCCTCCTCCTGGCCGTCACCACCGTCTTCATCGTGCTCTGGGCTCCCCGGACCATTGTCATGATCTGCCACCTCTATGTGGCCTCGGTCAAGAGGGACTGGCGCATGCACCTGGCCTTGGACATTGCCAACATGGTGGCCATGCTCAACACCACCCTCAACTTCTTCCTCTACTGCTTTGTCAGCCAGACCTTCCGCCGCACGGTGGGCGAGGTGCTCCGGGCCCACCTCCGGCATGGTCCCCGACCCGGCAGCGGCCGCTTTCTGCCCCCAGCCCTAAAACcgctggagctgctggctggcacGGCCCTCTga
- the GPRC5C gene encoding G-protein coupled receptor family C group 5 member C isoform X1, which translates to MGCSVCLQCSRDEPPPTGIWGLAGTGAGMHPPARDAPGVPQPDQSPARADPAGGAALHQAGSGSARTPSDRVKARPGGAGGTWEVLAPLILAREESRTEKRLDINPASASHPAGTRPWGLPGPDPSPGPFAGAGGATGQGGSAGKGSVWQELWPCLQQAGTATGPPFANRCLFTWRGRWKRADRVRRRRGAPVWTEPARVENSSPALARAVATAGRQQGGQAGPPRPQGPWMPRSAPAPRCRMGAVAVLPAAACILLALVPVTGGQTTPPSGCNKDLSSLYYNLCDLSAAWGIVLEAVASLGVVTSFVLTIVLVASLPFMQDSQKKSLVATQVFFLLGTFGLFCLTFDFIVGPDFSTCTSRRFLFGVLFGICFSCLLAHAVALNFLVRRNRGPRGWVTLAVALLLTLVEVIINAEWLIITVARQEGGSPDPCRLEDADFVMALIYVMFLLVAAFGTAWPALCGRYGRWRKHSAFILATTGLSMAIWVAWMAMYLYGNQQVGKKPGWDDPTLAIALVSNACTFLLLYVIPEVTHVTRRGPEQAFEDDVYPTRGVGYETILKEQKSQSMFVENKAFSMDEPSFAKKPVSPYSGYNGQLLTSVYQPTEMALMHKGPTEGPYDVILPRASTTSPAAGSASSTLRAEDAFAAQARHAGAQRDGRSCQVQSPYGRNRW; encoded by the exons atggggtgcAGCGTTTGCCTCCAGTGCTCACGAGATGAGCCTCCACCCACCGGCATATGGGGTCTCGCCGGCACCGGCGCTGGCATGCACCCGCCTGCCCGCGATGCGCCCGGGGTCCCGCAGCCGGATCAGTCCCCTGCACGGGCAGACCCCGCCGGCGGTGCTGCCTTACACCAGGCAGGATCCGGCTCTGCCCGTACTCCCAGTGACAGGGTTAAAGCCCGACCCGGTGGCGCGGGTGGTACCTGGGAGGTGCTCGCTCCATTAATTCTGGCACGTGAGGAGAGCAGGACTGAGAAGAGATTAGATATTAACCCGGCCAGTGCCTCCCACCCGGCGGGCACCCGTCCCTGGGGGCTTCCAGGGCCGGATCCCAGCCCGGGGCCCttcgccggggctggaggggccacggggcaggggggctcagctggcaagGGCAGCGTTTGGCAGGAGCTCTGGCCATGCTTGCAGCAGGCCGGGACTGCCACCGGCCCCCCCTTCGCCAACCGGTGCTTATTTACTTGGAGAGGGAGGTGGAAACGTGCTGACCGCGTCCGCCGGCGGCGAGGGGCTCCGGTCTGGACAGAACCGGCTCGGGTGGAAAAcagctccccagccctggccagAGCAGTAGCAACtgcaggaaggcagcagggagggcaagcgggacccccccggccccag GGTCCCTGGATGCCCCGCTCAGCGCCCGCACCACGGTGCAGGATGGGTGCTGTGGCGGTGCTGCCGGCGGCCGCCTGCATCCTGCTGGCCCTGGTCCCTGTGACCGGCGGACAGACCacccctccctccggctgcaACAAGGACCTCTCCTCCCTCTACTACAACCTCTGCGACCTCTCGGCAGCCTGGGGCATCGTGCTGGAGGCCGTGGCCAGCCTCGGCGTGGTGACCAGCTTCGTGCTCACCATCGTCCTGGTGGCCAGCCTGCCCTTCATGCAGGACTCCCAGAAGAAGAGCCTGGTGGCCACGCAGGTCTTCTTTCTTCTGGGCACCTTCGGGCTCTTCTGCCTGACGTTCGACTTCATCGTGGGGCCGGATTTCTCCACCTGCACCTCCCGCCGCTTCCTCTTCGGCGTTCTCTTCGGCATCTgcttctcctgcctgctggcGCACGCCGTGGCCCTCAACTTCTTGGTGCGGAGGAACCGGGGCCCGCGGGGCTGGGTGACGCTGGCAGTGGCCCTGCTCCTCACCTTGGTGGAGGTCATCATCAACGCCGAGTGGCTCATCATCACGGTGGCGCGGCAGGAGGGTGGCTCCCCGGACCCTTGCCGGCTGGAGGACGCTGACTTCGTCATGGCACTCATCTACGTCATGTTCCTGCTGGTGGCCGCCTTCGGCACTGCCTGGCCAGCCCTCTGCGGCCGCTATGGCCGCTGGCGCAAGCACAGCGCCTTCATCCTGGCCACCACCGGCCTCTCCATGGCCATTTGGGTGGCGTGGATGGCGATGTACCTCTATGGGAACCAGCAAGTGGGCAAGAAGCCCGGCTGGGATGACCCCACGCTGGCCATCGCGCTGGTCTCCAACGCctgcaccttcctcctcctctacGTCATCCCCGAGGTGACGCACGTGACGCGGCGGGGACCCGAGCAAGCCTTCGAGGACGACGTCTACCCCACACGTGGGGTGGGCTACGAGACCATCCTCAAGGAGCAGAAGTCACAGAGCATGTTTGTGGAGAACAAAGCCTTCTCCATGGACGAGCCCTCCTTCG CCAAGAAGCCGGTGTCCCCATACAGTGGCTACAACGGCCAGCTGCTGACCAGCGTCTACCAGCCCACCGAGATGGCTCTGATGCACAAGGGTCCG ACCGAAGGTCCCTATGATGTGATCCTGCCCCGCGCCTCCACCACCAGCCCGGCAGCCGGCAGCGCCAGCTCCACGCTGCGAGCCGAGGACGCCTTCGCGGCGCAGGCCCGGCACGCCGGCGCCCAGCGGGATGGCAGGAGCTGCCAG GTGCAGTCCCCGTACGGCAGGAACCGGTGGTGA
- the GPRC5C gene encoding G-protein coupled receptor family C group 5 member C isoform X2, producing MPRSAPAPRCRMGAVAVLPAAACILLALVPVTGGQTTPPSGCNKDLSSLYYNLCDLSAAWGIVLEAVASLGVVTSFVLTIVLVASLPFMQDSQKKSLVATQVFFLLGTFGLFCLTFDFIVGPDFSTCTSRRFLFGVLFGICFSCLLAHAVALNFLVRRNRGPRGWVTLAVALLLTLVEVIINAEWLIITVARQEGGSPDPCRLEDADFVMALIYVMFLLVAAFGTAWPALCGRYGRWRKHSAFILATTGLSMAIWVAWMAMYLYGNQQVGKKPGWDDPTLAIALVSNACTFLLLYVIPEVTHVTRRGPEQAFEDDVYPTRGVGYETILKEQKSQSMFVENKAFSMDEPSFAKKPVSPYSGYNGQLLTSVYQPTEMALMHKGPTEGPYDVILPRASTTSPAAGSASSTLRAEDAFAAQARHAGAQRDGRSCQVQSPYGRNRW from the exons ATGCCCCGCTCAGCGCCCGCACCACGGTGCAGGATGGGTGCTGTGGCGGTGCTGCCGGCGGCCGCCTGCATCCTGCTGGCCCTGGTCCCTGTGACCGGCGGACAGACCacccctccctccggctgcaACAAGGACCTCTCCTCCCTCTACTACAACCTCTGCGACCTCTCGGCAGCCTGGGGCATCGTGCTGGAGGCCGTGGCCAGCCTCGGCGTGGTGACCAGCTTCGTGCTCACCATCGTCCTGGTGGCCAGCCTGCCCTTCATGCAGGACTCCCAGAAGAAGAGCCTGGTGGCCACGCAGGTCTTCTTTCTTCTGGGCACCTTCGGGCTCTTCTGCCTGACGTTCGACTTCATCGTGGGGCCGGATTTCTCCACCTGCACCTCCCGCCGCTTCCTCTTCGGCGTTCTCTTCGGCATCTgcttctcctgcctgctggcGCACGCCGTGGCCCTCAACTTCTTGGTGCGGAGGAACCGGGGCCCGCGGGGCTGGGTGACGCTGGCAGTGGCCCTGCTCCTCACCTTGGTGGAGGTCATCATCAACGCCGAGTGGCTCATCATCACGGTGGCGCGGCAGGAGGGTGGCTCCCCGGACCCTTGCCGGCTGGAGGACGCTGACTTCGTCATGGCACTCATCTACGTCATGTTCCTGCTGGTGGCCGCCTTCGGCACTGCCTGGCCAGCCCTCTGCGGCCGCTATGGCCGCTGGCGCAAGCACAGCGCCTTCATCCTGGCCACCACCGGCCTCTCCATGGCCATTTGGGTGGCGTGGATGGCGATGTACCTCTATGGGAACCAGCAAGTGGGCAAGAAGCCCGGCTGGGATGACCCCACGCTGGCCATCGCGCTGGTCTCCAACGCctgcaccttcctcctcctctacGTCATCCCCGAGGTGACGCACGTGACGCGGCGGGGACCCGAGCAAGCCTTCGAGGACGACGTCTACCCCACACGTGGGGTGGGCTACGAGACCATCCTCAAGGAGCAGAAGTCACAGAGCATGTTTGTGGAGAACAAAGCCTTCTCCATGGACGAGCCCTCCTTCG CCAAGAAGCCGGTGTCCCCATACAGTGGCTACAACGGCCAGCTGCTGACCAGCGTCTACCAGCCCACCGAGATGGCTCTGATGCACAAGGGTCCG ACCGAAGGTCCCTATGATGTGATCCTGCCCCGCGCCTCCACCACCAGCCCGGCAGCCGGCAGCGCCAGCTCCACGCTGCGAGCCGAGGACGCCTTCGCGGCGCAGGCCCGGCACGCCGGCGCCCAGCGGGATGGCAGGAGCTGCCAG GTGCAGTCCCCGTACGGCAGGAACCGGTGGTGA